Proteins found in one Kineosporia sp. NBRC 101731 genomic segment:
- a CDS encoding response regulator transcription factor, translating into MMIKVAVVDDQPLIRAGFVMLLEAQPDINVVGEASDGALALRLLKSVPADVVVMDIRMPVMDGVEATHAICADPDGPKVLVLTTFDTDEDAFAALQAGASGFLLKTVPPEELLSAIRVVAAGESVVAPRVTRVLLDRFAGRLDPAHDAVDPQGRLDVLTDREREVLRLVGLGLSNTEIARDLHVAEATVKTHFGRILMKLELRDRVHAVVLTYEIGLVKPGERTP; encoded by the coding sequence CTGATGATCAAGGTGGCAGTGGTGGACGACCAGCCTCTGATCCGTGCGGGTTTCGTGATGCTGCTGGAGGCGCAGCCCGATATCAACGTGGTCGGTGAGGCTTCCGACGGCGCCCTGGCCCTGCGGCTACTGAAGTCCGTGCCGGCCGATGTGGTGGTCATGGACATCCGGATGCCCGTGATGGACGGTGTCGAGGCCACCCACGCGATCTGCGCCGACCCCGACGGGCCGAAGGTTCTGGTGCTGACCACGTTCGACACCGACGAGGACGCGTTCGCCGCCCTCCAGGCCGGCGCCAGCGGATTCCTGCTCAAAACCGTTCCCCCGGAAGAACTCCTCAGCGCCATCCGGGTGGTCGCGGCGGGTGAGTCGGTGGTGGCCCCGCGGGTGACCCGGGTGCTGCTCGACCGCTTCGCCGGCCGCCTCGACCCCGCCCACGACGCCGTGGACCCCCAGGGCCGCCTCGACGTGCTCACCGACCGCGAGCGCGAGGTGCTGCGGCTGGTCGGGCTGGGCCTGTCGAACACCGAGATCGCCCGGGACCTCCACGTGGCCGAGGCGACGGTGAAGACCCACTTCGGCCGCATCCTGATGAAGCTGGAACTACGCGACCGGGTGCACGCGGTGGTGCTGACCTACGAGATCGGCCTGGTCAAGCCCGGCGAGCGAACCCCCTGA
- a CDS encoding histidine kinase — translation MAALRAVTRTLATWWKAVRGASAGRVVYECGLVLLCSAVNFSAVIIWSPGETPTAAQVLAAIGAGLSSLILVPLRLTRPVTALVLGSLASIPAGGITLLVAVLSASTGYRAKKPLAIVGGYLIALAASLAGILLQPENQELGRGGAVLIAVTTFASFAVLPGAIAAMIAQRRLLVMTMHQRNLELHQERLLVAGQAQARERNRIAAELHDSLGHRLTLISLYAGGLAQSETQSATPTPASGPTSSSTQAVGLLRDTSAQAMGELRQILKVLHQDESVTGSARTLGEVEQTVTAARQTGTPIELVRVGEPRPLTLLAEHAAFRVVQEGLTNALKHASGAAVRVEVRYEDDALFVEVRNLDGRPHVGPSSGQGLLGLAERVRLAGGVLSHGPVDAGGFRLGAMLPYGADVPTPVRTAETGDFPQDIRRSSRRQRIGLVAVIAALVLSLGSCIGAVVTIPAPMPVDIGVYRSIRVGDDQDRLRHLLTDDQKVSARVTENGERCETYAGDISEQPDYEDYEINYEFCYEDDVLVSKQRVRTEGT, via the coding sequence ATGGCAGCCCTGAGAGCCGTGACCCGGACCCTGGCGACCTGGTGGAAGGCGGTTCGCGGGGCGAGCGCCGGCCGGGTCGTGTATGAGTGCGGCCTGGTGTTGCTCTGCAGCGCCGTCAACTTCAGTGCCGTCATCATCTGGAGCCCCGGCGAAACGCCGACCGCCGCCCAGGTGCTGGCGGCGATCGGTGCCGGACTGTCCTCCCTGATCCTGGTTCCGCTGCGGCTCACGCGCCCCGTCACCGCGTTGGTGCTGGGCTCACTCGCGAGCATCCCGGCCGGAGGCATCACGTTGCTCGTCGCCGTGCTGAGCGCCTCCACCGGCTACCGGGCCAAGAAACCCCTGGCCATCGTCGGGGGCTACCTGATCGCACTGGCTGCCAGCCTGGCCGGGATCCTGCTCCAGCCCGAGAACCAGGAACTCGGGCGGGGCGGAGCGGTACTCATCGCGGTCACCACGTTCGCCTCGTTCGCCGTGCTGCCGGGCGCGATCGCCGCGATGATCGCCCAGCGCCGTCTGCTGGTGATGACCATGCATCAGCGCAACCTCGAACTGCATCAGGAAAGACTGCTCGTGGCCGGGCAGGCCCAGGCCCGCGAGCGCAACCGGATCGCCGCCGAGCTGCACGACTCCCTCGGCCACCGCCTCACGCTGATCTCGCTGTACGCGGGTGGGCTGGCCCAGAGCGAAACCCAGAGCGCGACACCCACGCCGGCGAGCGGGCCGACGTCCTCAAGCACCCAAGCCGTCGGGCTCCTACGGGACACCTCGGCCCAGGCGATGGGTGAGCTGCGGCAGATTCTCAAGGTGCTGCACCAGGACGAGTCGGTCACCGGCAGCGCCCGCACGCTGGGTGAGGTCGAGCAGACGGTCACGGCCGCGCGGCAGACCGGTACCCCGATCGAGCTGGTGCGCGTGGGCGAACCCCGCCCGCTCACGCTGCTGGCCGAGCACGCGGCGTTCCGGGTGGTGCAGGAAGGGCTCACGAACGCCCTGAAACACGCCAGTGGGGCGGCAGTTCGGGTGGAGGTGCGGTACGAGGACGACGCGCTGTTCGTCGAGGTCCGCAATCTCGACGGGCGCCCACACGTCGGGCCGAGCAGCGGGCAGGGTTTGCTGGGGCTCGCCGAACGCGTTCGGCTGGCGGGTGGCGTGCTGTCCCACGGGCCGGTGGACGCCGGTGGTTTCCGTCTGGGGGCGATGCTCCCGTACGGGGCCGATGTACCGACGCCGGTCAGAACAGCCGAGACCGGTGACTTCCCGCAGGACATCCGGCGCAGCAGCCGGCGGCAGCGGATCGGCCTGGTCGCGGTGATCGCGGCGCTGGTGCTGTCGCTGGGCTCGTGCATCGGGGCGGTAGTGACGATTCCCGCGCCGATGCCGGTGGACATCGGTGTGTACCGGTCGATCCGGGTGGGTGACGACCAGGACCGGTTGCGTCATCTGCTGACCGACGACCAGAAGGTGTCGGCCCGGGTGACCGAGAACGGGGAGCGCTGCGAGACCTACGCGGGCGACATCTCCGAGCAACCGGACTACGAAGACTACGAGATCAACTACGAATTCTGTTATGAGGATGACGTTCTGGTGAGCAAGCAACGGGTACGCACGGAGGGAACCTGA
- a CDS encoding pectate lyase — MQSHRTNHGKTGSGLTRGRMSRMFSGKRRLWTGLVAGIALAAAAGTVASAANSSSSSTSSVSVAAVSTPTGPTSLSKTWPTPTGTTNLTATKAISGTYDGGMKRFQGWGGTQDEGQDPLFTVANGGTIKNVIIGAKAGDGIHCLGTCTIQNVWWEDVGEDAATQKGKVSGQVMTIDGGGAKKASDKIFQQNGPGKTVIQNFVAQDFGKLYRSCGNCSTQYQRSVAFYNVMIVEPGKSLAGINTNYKDTATFKWVRLYDANKKISICDRFTGNSSGKEPTKTGSGADGTYCKYTSSDITYK; from the coding sequence ATGCAGTCGCATCGCACGAATCACGGGAAGACCGGTAGCGGTCTCACCCGTGGCCGCATGTCGCGCATGTTCAGTGGCAAGCGCCGTCTCTGGACCGGTCTGGTTGCCGGTATCGCCCTGGCCGCGGCCGCGGGCACCGTCGCATCGGCTGCCAACAGCAGCTCGTCCTCGACGAGTTCCGTTAGCGTTGCCGCAGTTTCGACGCCGACCGGCCCGACCTCGCTGAGCAAGACCTGGCCGACGCCGACGGGTACCACCAACCTCACCGCGACCAAGGCGATCAGCGGCACCTACGACGGTGGCATGAAGCGCTTCCAGGGCTGGGGCGGTACCCAGGACGAGGGTCAGGACCCGCTGTTCACGGTCGCCAACGGCGGCACCATCAAGAACGTGATCATCGGCGCGAAGGCCGGCGACGGCATCCACTGCCTGGGCACCTGCACCATCCAGAACGTCTGGTGGGAGGACGTGGGCGAGGACGCCGCCACCCAGAAGGGCAAGGTCTCCGGTCAGGTCATGACGATCGACGGTGGTGGCGCGAAGAAGGCCAGCGACAAGATCTTCCAGCAGAACGGCCCCGGCAAGACGGTCATCCAGAACTTCGTGGCGCAGGACTTCGGCAAGCTGTACCGCTCGTGCGGTAACTGCTCGACGCAGTACCAGCGCTCGGTGGCGTTCTACAACGTCATGATCGTGGAGCCGGGCAAGTCGCTCGCCGGCATCAACACGAACTACAAGGACACGGCGACCTTCAAGTGGGTGCGTCTCTACGACGCCAACAAGAAGATCTCGATCTGTGACCGCTTCACGGGTAACAGCAGCGGCAAGGAGCCGACCAAGACCGGTTCCGGCGCCGACGGCACCTACTGCAAGTACACGTCCTCGGACATCACCTACAAGTAG
- a CDS encoding ABC transporter ATP-binding protein: protein MDLSVLPELRSAWWEHGVKLRVQTPVAGVFAELPYLAVHAVSVAWRADRLRTLLVGLATLGGGVMSTFGLLSTQRVLVELFGNGPTPDRVRAAFPALLVLAGVAAIRGSLAIVVGHAQTGLSPRVRQAAERRFFEATTAVRLEAFDADTFSDDMERASRGGDHMNDLVRSTADALAGLVNLLAVAVALLVLNPLLLLALVVATLPRSYAALRTGHLQYASYLASSVRRRRLWVLQRQMAERASAPELRSYGLRGFLLGQYDMVMKAQTTEELRLARRVTATTAVGAVLGGIGLTGVWALLGLLLASDRIPLSAAVTCVVAVQAAQAGLSSVTFQLENVFESGQYVREHIAFLERTRDFTPEVDEGLARPAALHHLELRGINLQYPERPAPAVDNVSLIITAGQTIALVGENGSGKSTLAAMIAGLRQPTDGALLWNDRPYEEWDRAALTGRICVVLQDHHQWPYSAATNIAMGDLATTADQAKIELAAHRAVAHEMIIELPHGYQTLLDRTFKEGQDLSGGQWQRITAARGFYRDADLLIMDEPSSALDPRAEDALFQDLRARQGVRTTILITHRLANVVHADRIFVMHEGLVVETGSHAELLAGGGRYAELFNLQAAGYGK, encoded by the coding sequence ATTGACTTGTCAGTACTTCCCGAGCTGCGATCAGCCTGGTGGGAACACGGCGTGAAACTCCGCGTGCAGACGCCGGTGGCCGGGGTCTTCGCCGAGCTCCCGTACCTGGCTGTGCACGCCGTGTCGGTGGCCTGGCGCGCCGACCGTCTCCGCACGCTTCTCGTGGGGCTGGCGACCCTGGGCGGCGGAGTCATGTCGACGTTCGGGCTCCTGTCCACCCAGCGGGTCCTGGTGGAGCTGTTCGGCAACGGCCCCACCCCCGACCGGGTCCGGGCAGCGTTTCCCGCCCTGCTCGTGCTGGCCGGGGTGGCTGCGATCCGTGGCTCCCTCGCGATCGTGGTGGGGCACGCCCAGACCGGGCTGAGTCCGCGGGTGAGGCAGGCAGCGGAGCGCAGGTTCTTCGAAGCCACCACAGCGGTACGGCTGGAGGCGTTCGACGCCGACACCTTCTCCGACGACATGGAACGGGCCAGCCGCGGCGGTGACCACATGAACGACCTGGTCCGTTCCACCGCCGACGCTCTTGCCGGCCTGGTGAACCTGCTCGCGGTGGCGGTGGCCCTGCTGGTTCTCAACCCGTTGTTACTGCTGGCACTTGTCGTCGCGACCCTGCCGAGGAGCTACGCCGCGCTGCGCACGGGCCACCTGCAGTACGCCAGCTATCTGGCGAGTTCCGTCCGCCGCCGCCGTCTGTGGGTTCTCCAGCGTCAGATGGCCGAGCGGGCTTCCGCCCCGGAGCTACGGTCTTACGGCCTGCGGGGTTTCCTTCTCGGGCAGTACGACATGGTCATGAAGGCGCAGACGACCGAAGAACTCCGCCTGGCCCGCCGGGTCACGGCGACCACCGCGGTCGGGGCTGTGCTCGGCGGGATCGGCCTGACCGGTGTGTGGGCGTTGCTGGGTCTGCTCCTGGCCTCAGACCGCATCCCCCTCTCGGCCGCGGTCACCTGCGTGGTCGCGGTCCAAGCCGCCCAGGCCGGTCTGTCCTCCGTCACGTTCCAGCTCGAGAACGTCTTCGAGAGTGGTCAGTACGTTCGCGAGCACATCGCCTTCCTGGAGCGCACCCGCGACTTCACTCCCGAGGTCGACGAAGGCCTGGCCCGTCCGGCCGCGCTGCACCACCTGGAACTGCGGGGCATCAACCTCCAGTATCCCGAGCGCCCCGCCCCCGCCGTGGACAACGTCTCACTCATCATCACCGCCGGGCAGACCATCGCACTCGTCGGGGAGAACGGCTCGGGTAAGTCCACCCTGGCAGCCATGATCGCCGGGCTGCGTCAGCCCACCGACGGTGCGCTGCTGTGGAACGACCGGCCCTACGAGGAATGGGATCGCGCTGCCCTGACCGGCCGGATCTGTGTGGTGCTGCAGGACCATCACCAGTGGCCGTACTCGGCCGCTACCAACATCGCGATGGGCGATCTGGCCACCACCGCCGATCAGGCGAAGATCGAGCTGGCGGCGCACCGTGCGGTGGCCCACGAAATGATCATCGAACTACCGCACGGCTACCAGACACTGCTCGACCGTACTTTCAAAGAGGGGCAAGACCTTTCGGGAGGTCAATGGCAGCGCATCACCGCGGCCCGAGGGTTCTACCGCGACGCAGATCTGCTGATCATGGACGAGCCGTCGTCGGCGCTCGACCCGCGTGCGGAAGATGCCCTGTTCCAGGACCTGCGGGCACGTCAGGGCGTGCGCACCACGATCCTCATCACGCATCGCCTGGCCAACGTCGTACATGCCGACCGCATCTTCGTGATGCACGAGGGCCTGGTCGTCGAGACAGGTTCGCACGCCGAGCTCCTGGCCGGCGGCGGGCGCTACGCGGAGCTGTTCAATCTCCAGGCCGCCGGCTACGGCAAATGA
- a CDS encoding sodium:proton exchanger: protein MIVYGGAVFAASFVLAWAAEAAQVDISGGLAIAILALIAVLPEYAVDLYYAYTAGSDPEYVQYAAANMTGSNRLLLGLGWPVVVLVGLWGLKRVHQRRGHVLPLDAGNRLEIGFLLLAGIFAFIMPLTGQIHVWMGGVLFIWFGYYAYRLSRGAVEEPKLRGASAAIGTLPQTARRRTLIGLFVFAAAVVLIAAEPFAHSLVEGGKDLGVDEFLLVQWVAPLASEAPEFIIAIMFAARGNATAAIGTLISAKVNQWTLLVGSLPMAYWAGGGSPALPLDGRQVEEVLLTATQTMLGIALILGLHFHRWSAWILLALFLVQFPVTGTHGRIVLSIVYAVVALMALAWNYRHLVPTLRAPFARELIPESEYAGHQP, encoded by the coding sequence ATGATCGTCTACGGAGGAGCGGTCTTCGCGGCCTCGTTCGTCCTGGCCTGGGCGGCGGAGGCGGCTCAGGTCGACATCTCCGGGGGCCTGGCGATCGCCATCCTGGCGCTGATCGCGGTGCTGCCCGAGTACGCCGTCGACCTGTACTACGCGTACACGGCCGGCAGCGATCCGGAGTATGTGCAGTACGCCGCCGCCAACATGACCGGTTCCAACCGGCTGCTGCTCGGCCTGGGCTGGCCGGTGGTGGTGCTGGTCGGGCTCTGGGGCCTCAAGCGCGTGCACCAGCGGCGCGGCCACGTGCTGCCGCTGGACGCCGGCAACCGGCTGGAGATCGGATTCCTGCTGCTGGCCGGGATCTTCGCCTTCATCATGCCGCTGACCGGGCAGATCCACGTCTGGATGGGCGGCGTGCTGTTCATCTGGTTCGGTTACTACGCCTACCGGCTCAGCCGCGGCGCCGTCGAGGAGCCGAAGCTGCGTGGCGCGTCGGCCGCGATCGGCACGCTGCCGCAGACCGCGCGCCGCCGCACCCTGATCGGGCTCTTCGTGTTCGCCGCCGCCGTGGTGCTGATCGCCGCCGAGCCGTTCGCCCACAGTCTGGTCGAGGGCGGGAAAGACCTTGGGGTAGACGAGTTCCTGCTGGTGCAGTGGGTGGCCCCGCTCGCCTCGGAGGCCCCGGAATTCATCATCGCCATCATGTTCGCGGCCCGCGGCAATGCCACGGCCGCGATCGGCACCCTGATCTCGGCGAAGGTCAATCAGTGGACGCTGCTGGTGGGTTCGCTGCCGATGGCCTACTGGGCGGGCGGCGGCTCCCCGGCGCTGCCGCTGGACGGCCGCCAGGTGGAAGAGGTGCTGCTGACCGCCACGCAGACCATGCTCGGCATCGCGCTGATCCTCGGCCTGCACTTCCACCGCTGGTCGGCCTGGATCCTGCTCGCGCTCTTCCTGGTGCAGTTCCCGGTCACCGGTACCCACGGGCGGATCGTGCTCAGCATCGTCTACGCGGTGGTCGCGCTCATGGCCCTGGCGTGGAACTACCGGCACCTGGTGCCCACCCTGCGCGCACCGTTCGCCCGGGAGCTGATCCCTGAGTCGGAGTACGCCGGGCACCAGCCCTGA
- a CDS encoding alpha/beta hydrolase yields MPIIGPAPEFDPEVNVAWQPLAATQPASVTPDLIPFLRSQRSQLSPMTDEDLRCEGFFSVEDRSVPGPDGAPEISLLILRPTATTAPTGALYWIHGGGMILGDNRGGMGEALIAAREFNLAVVSVEYRLAPENPHPAPAEDCYAGLVWTTGHAGELGINPARIICAGGSAGGGLAAAVTLMARDRGGPALLGQMLLCPMLDDRNDSVSAQQMNGTGNWDRISNETGWEALLGPAHGDPDVSAYAAPARATDLSGLPPTFIDVGSAETFRDEDIAYAGAIWAAGGKAELHVWPGGIHGYAVLAPQARISQETVATRLNWLRRLLHPATTPLP; encoded by the coding sequence ATGCCCATCATCGGCCCCGCCCCGGAGTTCGACCCGGAGGTCAATGTGGCCTGGCAGCCGCTGGCCGCCACCCAGCCGGCCTCGGTCACCCCCGACCTGATCCCCTTCCTCCGGTCGCAGAGATCCCAGCTGAGCCCCATGACCGACGAAGACCTACGGTGTGAGGGGTTTTTCAGCGTCGAAGACCGCTCGGTGCCCGGTCCGGACGGGGCGCCGGAGATCTCGCTGCTGATCCTGCGCCCCACCGCCACGACAGCACCAACCGGGGCGCTCTACTGGATCCACGGTGGCGGCATGATCCTCGGCGACAACCGTGGCGGGATGGGCGAGGCGCTGATCGCGGCCCGGGAGTTCAACCTGGCCGTGGTTTCCGTCGAGTACCGGCTGGCCCCCGAGAACCCGCATCCGGCACCGGCCGAGGACTGTTATGCCGGGCTGGTCTGGACCACCGGGCACGCCGGTGAACTGGGCATCAACCCGGCCCGCATCATCTGTGCCGGGGGCAGCGCGGGCGGCGGCCTGGCCGCCGCGGTGACGCTGATGGCCCGCGACCGGGGCGGCCCCGCCCTGCTCGGCCAGATGCTGCTGTGCCCGATGCTCGACGACCGCAACGACTCGGTCTCCGCGCAGCAGATGAACGGCACCGGCAACTGGGACCGCATCAGCAACGAGACGGGCTGGGAGGCCCTTCTCGGCCCGGCCCACGGCGACCCGGACGTCTCTGCCTACGCGGCCCCGGCCCGGGCCACGGACCTGTCCGGCCTGCCCCCGACCTTCATCGACGTCGGCTCCGCGGAGACGTTCCGCGACGAGGATATTGCCTATGCCGGAGCCATCTGGGCCGCCGGCGGGAAGGCCGAACTGCACGTCTGGCCCGGCGGAATCCACGGATACGCAGTGCTGGCCCCGCAGGCCCGGATCTCGCAGGAGACGGTAGCGACCCGCCTGAACTGGCTGCGCCGTCTCCTCCACCCAGCAACGACACCTCTGCCGTGA
- a CDS encoding sensor histidine kinase, with product MPGDVRESIRRFRDDLGHWPGTVVDLTIAMIVATAASNDSREWLPGVLTGVAMAVALVWRRHRPVGVFAVVSLLGVLEVLFSPEMPLAHDVAVAVAMVTVVYHAPRLRHAYLAGLLWLLGLAALTVRSAWPLTTVRPDGPEIAYSIAVLGLFTAVWLTPYVLRTRRLLVSSLQERALTAEREREHLNEIALADERAAIARELHDVVAHSLAVMIVQADGAGYALRSSPDKAEASLRTIAAVGREALDDMHRIVDVLRGSGKEQDDDRRRVSLERLGPLTDQARQAGLEVDLAMTSPMVELTEGEQLTIVRIVQEGLTNVLRHAGPGTRVRVSVTFGDDGAVVELTDNGGRVGTPRVDTGRSGTGLAGMQERIASHGGSFEAGPHAGVGWRVTARMPVRGLLS from the coding sequence ATGCCTGGCGATGTCAGGGAGAGCATCCGCCGGTTCCGCGACGACCTCGGGCACTGGCCCGGCACGGTGGTCGATCTGACCATTGCCATGATCGTGGCCACCGCCGCGAGCAATGACAGCCGGGAGTGGCTGCCCGGGGTCCTGACCGGTGTGGCCATGGCCGTGGCCCTGGTCTGGCGGCGCCACCGGCCGGTCGGGGTGTTCGCGGTGGTCAGTCTGCTCGGGGTGCTCGAGGTGCTGTTCAGTCCCGAGATGCCGCTCGCGCACGACGTGGCGGTCGCCGTGGCCATGGTGACGGTGGTCTATCACGCGCCCCGGCTGCGGCACGCCTACCTCGCCGGGCTCCTCTGGCTCCTGGGGCTGGCGGCGCTGACCGTTCGTTCGGCCTGGCCGTTGACCACGGTCCGGCCCGACGGCCCGGAGATCGCCTACTCGATCGCCGTGCTCGGTCTGTTCACGGCCGTCTGGCTCACCCCTTACGTACTGCGCACCCGCCGCCTGCTGGTGAGTTCGCTGCAGGAGCGGGCCTTGACCGCCGAGCGAGAGCGCGAGCACCTGAACGAGATCGCCTTGGCCGACGAGCGGGCCGCCATCGCCCGCGAGCTACACGATGTGGTGGCCCACAGCCTGGCCGTGATGATCGTGCAGGCCGACGGGGCCGGGTACGCCCTGCGCAGTAGCCCGGACAAGGCCGAGGCCTCGCTCCGCACCATTGCCGCAGTCGGCCGCGAGGCCCTCGACGACATGCACCGCATCGTCGACGTGCTGCGGGGCAGCGGGAAGGAGCAGGACGACGACCGGCGCCGGGTGAGCCTGGAACGGCTCGGACCGCTCACCGACCAGGCCCGTCAGGCAGGCCTGGAGGTCGACCTGGCCATGACGTCCCCGATGGTCGAACTGACCGAGGGAGAGCAGCTCACGATCGTACGGATCGTGCAGGAGGGGCTTACCAACGTATTGCGGCACGCCGGCCCGGGTACGCGGGTGCGGGTGTCGGTGACGTTCGGCGACGACGGTGCAGTGGTCGAGCTGACCGACAACGGCGGACGTGTCGGTACACCACGGGTGGACACCGGGCGGTCGGGCACGGGTCTGGCCGGCATGCAGGAGCGGATCGCCTCGCACGGCGGTAGTTTCGAGGCCGGTCCGCACGCGGGCGTGGGCTGGCGGGTCACGGCGCGGATGCCGGTGAGAGGATTACTGAGCTGA
- a CDS encoding DinB family protein, translating into MDAENPDWNHLLREQWEFHWNQQLRPRLEGLTDDEYFWSPVPDAWNVRPRGTSSAPVQGGSGHFTIDFAHPEPDPAPFTTIAWRLGHVIVGVLAARNAAHFGAPAADYFTWDYAGDAATARTQLQEQLDVWSEGLREVGTKGLLVPVGEAEPYPQAPMAELVLHIHRELIHHLSEVALLRDLYRHMYRHTVKG; encoded by the coding sequence ATGGACGCAGAGAACCCGGACTGGAACCACCTCCTGCGCGAGCAGTGGGAATTCCACTGGAATCAGCAGCTACGGCCCCGGCTGGAGGGCCTGACCGACGACGAGTACTTCTGGTCGCCGGTGCCGGACGCCTGGAACGTGCGGCCCCGCGGCACCTCGTCCGCACCGGTGCAGGGTGGCTCCGGCCATTTCACCATCGACTTCGCCCATCCCGAGCCCGATCCGGCCCCGTTCACCACCATTGCCTGGCGACTGGGGCACGTCATCGTCGGCGTGCTGGCGGCCCGCAACGCCGCGCACTTCGGAGCGCCCGCCGCGGACTATTTCACCTGGGACTACGCCGGTGACGCGGCCACCGCCCGGACCCAGCTCCAGGAGCAGCTCGACGTCTGGTCGGAGGGCCTGCGAGAGGTCGGCACGAAGGGTCTGCTGGTGCCGGTGGGCGAGGCGGAGCCATACCCGCAGGCCCCGATGGCCGAACTGGTGCTGCACATCCACCGCGAGCTGATCCATCACCTGTCCGAGGTCGCGCTGCTGCGTGACCTGTACCGACACATGTACCGGCACACCGTCAAGGGCTGA
- a CDS encoding YhjD/YihY/BrkB family envelope integrity protein, protein MLLTGTDMALLSSGAALYGALAAVPTLLVAIASAGLLFGRELIAEHGADLASAIPAEQGADRWVIGLFNAGLSLSVPSVLLAVFMASAYGRGLGKALARLMPAGHRSAPPPSIRARILTLPLLGLAPLMLLALLVITPTVENLETENGLVGVAVASYLGLNLVWVILWAPLAWMFRVVAPGRPSWRAAWISAVVTAAFISGFLQGFTLFLALPVDLGRPFGGLTIVGVTTGLLLWLWVLHAVVCVGYALTWSIHAMLTESP, encoded by the coding sequence GTGCTTCTGACCGGCACCGACATGGCCCTGCTGTCATCGGGTGCCGCGCTCTACGGGGCGCTGGCCGCGGTGCCCACCCTGCTCGTCGCCATCGCCTCGGCCGGGCTGCTGTTCGGCCGTGAGCTGATCGCCGAGCACGGTGCCGACCTGGCCTCGGCGATCCCGGCCGAGCAGGGCGCCGACCGCTGGGTGATAGGGCTGTTCAACGCCGGCCTGTCGCTGTCGGTGCCGTCCGTGCTGCTCGCCGTGTTCATGGCCTCGGCCTACGGGCGGGGACTGGGCAAGGCGCTGGCCCGGCTGATGCCGGCCGGGCACCGCTCCGCTCCCCCGCCCTCGATCCGGGCCCGGATTCTCACGCTGCCCCTGCTCGGCCTGGCCCCGCTCATGCTGCTGGCCCTGCTGGTGATCACGCCGACCGTGGAGAACCTGGAGACCGAGAACGGCCTGGTCGGTGTCGCCGTGGCCTCGTACCTCGGGCTCAACCTGGTCTGGGTGATCCTCTGGGCACCGCTGGCCTGGATGTTCCGCGTGGTGGCCCCCGGACGACCGAGCTGGCGGGCGGCCTGGATCTCCGCCGTGGTGACCGCGGCCTTCATCTCCGGCTTCCTCCAGGGCTTCACGCTGTTCCTGGCCCTGCCCGTCGATCTCGGCCGCCCCTTCGGCGGCCTGACCATCGTCGGGGTCACGACCGGCCTGCTGCTCTGGCTCTGGGTGCTGCACGCCGTGGTCTGCGTGGGCTACGCCCTGACCTGGTCGATTCACGCGATGCTCACCGAGTCGCCCTGA